TCCGGCGTGGAGAGCGTCGGCGTCTGCATCCTGGAGGAGCCGCTGGCCGTGCCGGAGGCGCTGTGCCCGGGGTTGGCAGCCCCCATCCTCATCCAAGCGCAGCTGCCGCCGGGGTCCTCCGTGCTGTGCTTCGCCGACGGCGCGGAGCAGCCCGCAGCCACGCAGCCCTACTTGAACGCTGCTCCGCTGCTGTACTACCAGGTGGAGCCGCGCTCCGTGCTGGGCCCCAAGGGCGAGAGCGGTGCTGAGGAGTGCCCAAAGGACACCGGGACcgtccccgcagcccccacgGGGCCGTGCAGCCGGGCTGCCCCCGCCCCGAGCAAAGGGGAAGGGGCGAAaggtgtggggcaggagggtgCGCAGAGCTGCGCTGCATCGCTCGGCCCCTCGGCACCCCGTGAGGCACCCGGCTCCGAGCAGCCCCCCCAGGGGGTGTGAGCCCCCACCCCGTTATTTATTGAGGATATTCCGCGGCACGGCGCTGCCCCAGCGGTATTgaatggggagggagggagggaaggaggagcgGGGGCCGCTTGTACAGACGGTGGCACACAGAGCGCCGgggggacagacggacagacaCACGGACACGGAGCCCACGGGCCACGGTCCTGCCTTGGGCCCCAaggggacagatggacagacagacagacgcACGGACACGGAGCCCATGGGCTGTGTCCCCATAGAGCTGCTTGGGGCGCCCTGTGCTCATCAGCGCCCGCttccccccgctgcccccccccagGGCTCCTCATCCTTTTCGTCTCGGACACAAAAGAAGACTTCGGGGTTcggtttggggtttttttttgtttgtttgttttttggtatttttttcttttttttaattattattttttaacgtGCTGAATGTTTACGGGGCCGCACCGCAGCCCAGCGCCTCCCCCACCGCCATCACCGCCGCTCCGGTTGCACAAAGAGGGGTGAAGACGCGGACACCCCCGGacccacccccccaaaaccccttcGGTCGCCGCTTTCAACCCCAGGACACACAgctgtccgtccgtccgtccatctCCAGGACTGCTGCCCTGCGGTCGCAGCGCTGGAGCTGTGGGCTCTGCcgccccccctcaccccccacagctgagacccccccccagaGACGGGACTGGGACCAACCACGCTCAGCACAGCAGCGCTTTCACCCTCGGGTTCGTTTCGCTTCCACGCTCTCCCTACTGAAGGGCTCCGACCCACCGTGCCCCATCGAGGGGCTGCCctggggtgggggctgcactggggcgggggctgcccggtgccccccagcactgctctgtcccCCCACTTTGGCCCCACGGCCCAACCGGGACACGACGGCTGCGTTCCTACTGCAGTTGTGACCCTCAGAGCTCTGATGgttccccccttcctccctctgctctgtgccccccccggGCACAGTGGGTGCTCTCTGCCCACCCCGTCCCACCGCCGGcggttttcatttcttattccaCTGTGAATCCAAAGCTGTGTTGGGTCCTCCCCATctctatctctttttttttttttttttggcctttttacagttttgttttgttgggtttttctgtttgttttgtttttcccccatgGTGAGaatgctgtatttaaaaagagGATATTTAAAAGCGTAACAATAAAAGGAAggctctgagctgcagggcGCAGAGCGGCGATGGGAAGCACAGACAGGGATGGGGGATCAGCGGCCCCAAACCCACGGGGTGATGCCGGGTGCCTTTAatgaaacacagagcagaaagggggtgggaggggggtggggatggggatgcgATTGGGATGAGATagggtgggatggggttggggatgggatgggatggggatgcgactgggaagggatggggtggggttggggatggtatggggttggggatgggatgggatggggatgcgattgggatgggatggggttggggatagGATGGAGATGCagttgggatgggttggggatgcgattgggatgggatggggttggggatgcgACTGGGATGCgatggggttggggatgagATGGAGTTGGGGATGCgattgggatggggatgcaattgggatggggttggggatgcaattgggatgggatggagttggggatggggatgcgattgggaagggatggggttggggatgggatggggttggggatgcaATTGGGATGCAGttgagatgggatgggatggggtttgggatggggatgcgattgggatgggatggggatgcagttgggatgggatggggttggggatgcgattgggatggggttggggttggggatgcgatggggttggggatgagATGGAGTTGGGGATGCaattgggatgggatggggttggagatgggatggggatgcagttgggatgggatggggatgcaattgggatggggttggggatgcaattgggatgggatggagttggggttggggatgcgattgggaagggatggggttggggatgggatggggatgcagttgggatgggatggggttggggatgcgattgggatgggatggggttggggataggatggggatgcagttgggatgggttggggatgcgattgggatgggatggggttggggatgcgACTGGGATGCgatggggttggggatgagATGGAGTTGGGGATGcgattgggatgggatggggttagagatgggatggggatgcggttgggatgggatgcggttgggatgggatggggatgcagttgggatgggatggggttggggatgcgattgggatgggatggggttggggatgcgATTGGGATGCAGttgagatgggatgggatggggtttgggatggggatgcgattgggatgggatggggatgcagttgggatgggttggggttggggatgcgattgggatggggttggggatgcgACTGGGATGCgatggggttggggatgagATGGAGTTGGGGATGCGATTGGGATGGGGTtagagatgggatggggatgtggttgggatgggatggggatgcggttgggatgggatggggatgcggttgggatgggatggagttggggttggggatgcgattgggaagggatggggttgggatgggatggggatgtggttgggataggatggggatgcgattgggatgggatggggatgcgaTTGGGATGGGacggggttgggatgggatggggatgcaattgggatgggatggagttggggttggggatgcgattgggaagggatggggtcgggaagggatggggttgggaagggatggggttagagatgggatggggatgcggttgggatgggatgcggttgggatgggatggggatgcagttgggatgggatggggttggggatgcgattgggatgggatggggttggggatgcgATTGGGATGCGGttgagatgggatgggatggggtttgggatggggatgcgattgggatgggatggggatgcagttgggatgggttggggttggggatgcgattgggatggggttggggatgcgACTGGGATGCgatggggttggggatgagATGGAGTTGGGGATGCGATTGGGATGGGGTtagagatgggatggggatgtggttgggatgggatggggatgcggttgggatgggatggagttggggttggggatgcgattgggaagggatggggttgggatgggatggggatgtggtTGGGATAGGATGGGGATGCGATtcggatgggatggggatgcgaTTGGGATGGGacggggatgggatgggatggggatgcaattgggatgggatggagttggggttggggatgcgattgggaagggatggggtcgggaagggatggggttgggaagggatggggttgaggatggggatgcagttgggatgggatggggttgggatgcgatgggatggggttggggatggggtgcGCTCCAGAGGTGGCGTCACACACCAGGCTGAGGCTGAGCCCACACTGCTGCTCCACTCCTTCCAGAGGAGCGCAGAGCTTAACGAGGCACAGCTTAATGACAGAGGGGCAGAACTCAACAGCGCCAATACGGAACTCAGTGACACCACATCAGAACTCAACTACACCAACACAGAACTCAGTGATGAACGCACAACCTGATGTCATTCAAAACTCCACGACCCCAATGCAGAACTCAACGACACCAACAGAGGAGTCAACTACTAACGGAAAGCTTGATGACATTAATCAAAACCCAATGACACCAATGCAGAACTCAGCACCAATGCAGACCTCAGCATCAATGCAGAGCTCAACAACACCAAATCTGAACtcaacagcagtgcagagctcaaCAACATCAAGTCCAAACTCAACGGCGCCAATGGAGAAGTCAATTGGTAACGCAGATCTCGATGACATCAAGGAAGAACTCAGTGACATCAAATCAAAACTCAACATTGATGCAGAACTCAACGACACCAATGCAGAACTCAACAACACCACCACAGAACTCAATGACACCAATGCAGAACTCAATGACACCAATGCAGAACTCAATGACACCAATGCAGAACTCAATGACATCAGATCAAAGCCCAGCAACAGTGCAAAACTCAACGAAAGTAATGCAGAACTCAATGAGACCAACAGAAGTCAATTACTAATGCAGACCTTGATGACGTCACGTCAAAACTCAACGACACCACCACAGAACTCAACGACACCAATGCAGAACTCAGTGAGTAATGCAGAACTGAATGGCACCAATGCAAAAGCCAATGATTTCCAGTCAGAACTCAGTGACACCAATGTAGAACTCAACACCACCGCACAACTCGATGACGTCAAAACTCAATGCTAGCGTAGGACCCAACGTCAAGTCAAAATTCAACGACACCAATGCAGAACTCAACGATGCCAATGCAGAACTCGATGACATCACGTCGGAACCCAATGACACCCAAAGAACTCAACGCCGCCACCACAGAACTCAGTGATCGATGCAGAACTCAACGACAGAAAGTCAAAAGCTGAATGGCACCAATGCGGAACTCGGTGACGTCACATGAGAACTCAACACCAATGCAGGACTCGATGACATCACGTCAAATCTCAACACCAATGCAGGACTCGATGACATCACGTCAAATCTCAACACCAATGCAGGACTCGATGACATCACGTCAAATCTCAACACCAATGCAGGACTCAGCGACACCAACACAGAACTCAACGCCATCAGCGCTCAGTGGGCTCTGCATCCTAAATGGGGACATTTGTGCATCCCCCCACCGCAGTGGGGCACGGGGAAGGggtgaccccatagatcccacgTGGAGCGGAGCACAGGGACCCCTCCCCAGGCCGACCCTCTGCGGGGAGCAGCGACAcgcagagctgagctgagtcTCTGTGGGGGAGTTGTAGGGTAGGGGGACACCCGTTCCCcccatatatacatataaagtGCTACAGTGGCCATGGGGGAATGGACAGAGCCGCAGTAGCGTTGTCCTGCCAGGACATAGGGACACAGGGTTGACGTCCACGGCTCCTCagtgcctcctgtcctgctcctgcagaccaccccccccccggggTTGGGGGGCACAAAGcacgcagtgctgcagcagagggatCAGCGCCGCTCACTGCTCCGCTCCTGCGTAGTTGAGGGACAGCAGCACCATGCTGTTGGCCAGCAGGGACGCCTCGGAGGCTGCAACGGGAGAGGGGGGGAGGCTGAGGTGGTCCTGTGCCCCCCCGCGGGTGACCCCCATCGACCCCCTCAGGTCTGTTTGGTTTCCccctggggtggggggggctcaGTCTGCCACCACGTGGTACCCACAGGGATCCCCTCCCtcagagtgtgtgtgtgtggggggggggacgacaaAGGCTGAATTCCATGGGATGACTGGGAtgggagggtcctgaaagatcatagaaccacaggatggttgtgttggaaaggtccttaaaggtcCCAGAACCACAGATAGGGTCagaaaggtcctgaaagatcatagaaccacaggatggttgtgttggaaaggtccttaaaggtcCCAGAACCACAGATAGGGTTAGAAGGGTCCTAAAAGATGATAGAGCTGTGGGATGGTTGGGAGGGccctgaaagatcacagaaccaggGGATGGTTGGAATGGAAGGGTcctcacagcccccagcccccacTCTGGGCTGCTCCCACCCCCCAGCAGCCTCCCTGGGCCCCATTTATGGGCCGgagcccctccagggatggggcacccccACCTCTccatgcagcagtgccagaacCCGCTGCCTCCACAGGACTCTCCCCCGACCCCCCCATGGCACAGggccgccccccaccccccacacacaccttgCAGCATGCAGGACAGCCCCAGCCATTGCTCCAGCCACGCTCTGCACTGCGCCGCGCTCAGCTGGGAGGGGTTCAGCCCCCGCAGGTAGCACGCCTGCGGAGCAccggggggagggatgggggtcAGCACCCAAAACGCACAACTGCGGGACGAGGGAGGGGGccgggacccccccaccccaaagcctCTCACCGCTCTGAGCTCCTCCTCGGAGAGCTGTGCCAGGCCCAGCCGTGCCAGCGCGCCGTCCAGGTGCCGGATCTCCAGCAGGTGGCCACGCAGGCGGCGCCGCACCAAAACGGAGGGCAGCAGCGGCGTCAGGAACAGAACCCGGCTCAGCGCCCGCTGCGGGATGGCACAGCACGGCGTGGGgatggggtgtggggcaggggatggggcgGGGATGGGGTGGGACACAGGGCAGGGCATGGGGCACGGAGCGGGGAACAGGGCATGGCACGGGGTGGGGACGGAATGGGATATGGGGCATGGCATGcaatggggatggaatgggatatgGGGCATGGAGAGGGGCACAGGGCATGGCACAGGGTGGGGATGgaaggggatatggggcacGGCATGGagtggggatggaatgggatatgGGGCATGGCATGcaatggggatggaatgggatatgGGGCATGGCATGcaatggggatggaatgggatatgGGGCATGGCGTGCAATGGGATATGGGGCACGGCACGGAGTGGAGATGGAATGGGATATGAGGCATGGCATGGagtggggatggaatgggacaCGGGGCATGgcatggggtggggatggaatgggatatgGGGCATGGCATGGagtggggatggaatgggatatggggcacagcatggggtggggatggaatgggatatggggcacagcatggggtggggatggaatgggatatgGGGCATGGCATGGagtggggatggaatgggacaTGGGACACGGCATGGAGTGGGAATGGAATGGGATATGGGGCACAGCATGGagtggggatggaatgggatatgGGGCATGGAGAGGGGCACAGGGCATGGCACGGggtggggatggaatgggatatgGGGCACGGCATGGagtggggatggaatgggatatgGGGCACAGCATGgaatggggatggaatgggatatgGGGCATGGCATGcaatggggatggaatgggatatgGGGCATGGAGAGGGGCACAGGGCATGGCACAGggtggggatggaatgggatatgGGGCACGGCATGGAGTGCGGATGGAATGGGATATGGGGCACGGCATGgaatggggatggaatgggatatgGGGCATGGCATGcaatggggatggaatgggatatgGGGCATGGCATGcaatggggatggaatgggatatgGGGCATGGCATGc
Above is a window of Gallus gallus isolate bGalGal1 chromosome 34, bGalGal1.mat.broiler.GRCg7b, whole genome shotgun sequence DNA encoding:
- the LOC112530943 gene encoding probable serine/threonine-protein kinase DDB_G0272254; protein product: MNAQPDVIQNSTTPMQNSTTPTEESTTNGKLDDINQNPMTPMQNSAPMQTSASMQSSTTPNLNSTAVQSSTTSSPNSTAPMEKSIGNADLDDIKEELSDIKSKLNIDAELNDTNAELNNTTTELNDTNAELNDTNAELNDTNAELNDIRSKPSNSAKLNESNAELNETNRSQLLMQTLMTSRQNSTTPPQNSTTPMQNSVSNAELNGTNAKANDFQSELSDTNVELNTTAQLDDVKTQC